A portion of the Bacteroides faecium genome contains these proteins:
- a CDS encoding NAD(P)/FAD-dependent oxidoreductase, whose translation MIQEYQLRVLPEIAANEQRLKEYLSEEKGINPRNINATRILKRSIDARQRTIFVNLKVQVYINEMPKDDEYEHTIYNNVEGKPQVIVVGAGPGGLFAALRLIELGLRPIIVERGKDVRERKKDLAQISREHTINPESNYSFGEGGAGAYSDGKLYTRSKKRGNVDKIFNVFSQHGASTAILADAHPHIGTDKLPRVIENMRNTIIECGGEVHFETRMDALIIGNNEIKGIETNTGKTFLGPVILATGHSARDVYRWLAANDVTIEAKGIAVGVRLEHPAMLIDQIQYHNKNGRGKYLPAAEYSFVTQAEGRGVYSFCMCPGGFIVPAASGPEQVVVNGMSPSNRGSRWSNSGMVVEIQPEDLISGEWRMESEELAAQQNEQLLALNPSLNHSQLSTLNSQLLPVLHFQEELERQCWLQGGRRQTAPAQRMLDFTRKKLSYDLPESSYAPGLISSPLHFWMPEFISKRLSLGFQQFGRSSHGFLTNEAVMIGVETRTSSPVRIVRDKETLQHVTVRGLFPCGEGAGYAGGIVSAGVDGERCAEAAANYLNH comes from the coding sequence ATGATACAAGAATACCAACTTCGCGTCCTTCCCGAAATCGCAGCAAACGAACAACGGTTGAAAGAATACCTTTCTGAAGAAAAAGGAATAAACCCACGCAATATCAATGCTACCCGAATTCTGAAGCGGAGCATCGATGCACGCCAACGAACTATATTTGTCAATCTGAAGGTACAGGTTTACATCAATGAAATGCCCAAAGATGACGAATACGAACATACCATATATAATAATGTAGAAGGAAAGCCGCAAGTCATTGTAGTAGGTGCAGGGCCCGGCGGATTATTCGCCGCCTTGCGTCTTATCGAACTCGGTTTGCGCCCGATTATCGTAGAACGGGGAAAAGATGTACGCGAACGGAAAAAGGATTTAGCACAAATCAGCAGGGAGCATACGATAAACCCAGAATCGAATTACAGCTTTGGTGAAGGGGGAGCAGGAGCTTATTCGGACGGAAAACTCTACACCCGCAGCAAGAAAAGAGGAAATGTAGACAAGATATTCAATGTATTTTCCCAACATGGAGCATCCACAGCGATATTGGCAGATGCGCATCCGCATATCGGGACTGACAAACTGCCGCGTGTCATTGAGAATATGCGAAATACAATCATCGAATGTGGTGGCGAAGTCCATTTCGAAACTCGAATGGATGCACTAATCATCGGAAACAACGAAATTAAAGGCATCGAGACGAATACGGGAAAAACATTTCTCGGCCCTGTCATCCTGGCTACAGGACATTCGGCAAGAGATGTTTACCGTTGGCTGGCAGCAAATGATGTCACAATTGAAGCAAAAGGAATTGCCGTCGGTGTCCGTCTGGAACATCCGGCAATGCTAATTGACCAAATACAATATCATAACAAGAACGGAAGAGGAAAATACCTGCCTGCTGCCGAATACAGTTTCGTAACCCAAGCGGAAGGCAGAGGAGTGTATAGCTTCTGTATGTGCCCCGGCGGATTCATTGTCCCCGCCGCCAGCGGACCGGAACAAGTAGTAGTAAACGGTATGTCTCCTTCCAACCGTGGTTCACGTTGGAGCAACTCGGGAATGGTTGTAGAGATACAACCGGAAGATTTGATAAGTGGAGAGTGGAGAATGGAGAGTGAAGAGTTGGCTGCGCAACAGAATGAGCAACTACTTGCCCTTAACCCATCCCTCAACCACTCTCAACTCTCAACTCTCAACTCTCAACTTCTCCCCGTCCTTCACTTTCAGGAAGAACTGGAACGACAGTGCTGGTTGCAAGGCGGCAGACGACAGACGGCTCCGGCACAACGCATGCTGGATTTCACCCGTAAGAAATTAAGTTACGACTTGCCCGAATCCTCTTATGCCCCGGGGTTGATTTCTTCCCCACTCCATTTCTGGATGCCGGAGTTTATCAGTAAGAGATTATCCCTCGGTTTTCAGCAATTCGGGCGTAGCAGTCATGGTTTCCTTACCAATGAGGCGGTGATGATTGGAGTAGAGACACGTACTTCTTCTCCTGTCCGCATCGTACGCGATAAAGAGACATTGCAGCACGTAACTGTTCGTGGTCTATTCCCCTGCGGGGAAGGTGCAGGCTATGCCGGCGGCATTGTTTCTGCCGGAGTAGACGGCGAACGATGTGCGGAAGCGGCAGCTAATTATTTAAATCATTAA
- the metA gene encoding homoserine O-acetyltransferase MetA produces MPLNLPDKLPAIELLKEENIFVIDTSRATQQDIRPLRIVILNLMPLKITTETDLVRLLSNTPLQVEISFMKIKSHTSKNTPIEHMKTFYTDFDQMRHEKYDGMIITGAPVEQMDFEEVTYWDEITEIFDWARTHVTSTLYICWAAQAGLYHHYGIPKYPLEKKMFGIFEHRVLEPYHSIFRGFDDCFYVPHSRHTEVRREDILKVPELTLLSESKDAGVYMAVARGGREFFVTGHSEYSPLTLDTEYRRDVDKGLPIDVPRNYYVDDNPDKGPLVRWRAHANLLFSNWLNYFVYQETPYNINDIK; encoded by the coding sequence ATGCCTTTAAATTTACCCGATAAACTACCTGCGATAGAGCTATTGAAGGAAGAGAATATTTTCGTTATCGACACTTCCCGCGCTACGCAGCAGGACATTCGTCCGCTACGGATTGTGATTCTGAACCTGATGCCGTTGAAGATTACAACGGAAACGGACTTGGTGCGTTTGCTCTCGAACACTCCGCTTCAGGTGGAGATTTCCTTTATGAAGATTAAGAGCCACACGTCCAAGAATACGCCGATAGAACATATGAAGACGTTCTATACGGATTTCGACCAGATGCGTCACGAGAAGTACGACGGCATGATTATCACCGGAGCCCCTGTGGAACAGATGGACTTCGAGGAAGTGACTTATTGGGATGAGATTACGGAAATCTTTGACTGGGCACGTACGCATGTGACTTCTACCTTATATATATGCTGGGCAGCGCAAGCCGGATTGTATCATCATTACGGGATTCCCAAGTATCCGCTGGAAAAGAAGATGTTCGGCATCTTCGAGCATCGTGTATTGGAACCTTATCACTCCATTTTCCGTGGTTTTGATGATTGTTTCTATGTGCCCCACAGCCGCCACACGGAAGTGCGCCGGGAAGATATACTGAAAGTGCCGGAACTGACACTGCTTTCCGAATCAAAAGATGCGGGTGTATATATGGCGGTGGCGCGTGGCGGGCGTGAGTTCTTCGTTACCGGACATTCCGAATATTCTCCGTTGACGTTGGATACGGAATATCGTCGTGACGTGGATAAAGGCTTGCCGATAGACGTTCCCCGTAATTATTATGTGGACGATAACCCTGACAAAGGTCCGTTGGTGCGTTGGCGTGCTCATGCCAATCTGTTGTTCTCCAACTGGTTGAACTATTTTGTTTATCAGGAAACTCCTTACAATATTAATGACATTAAATGA
- a CDS encoding GNAT family N-acetyltransferase, whose protein sequence is MMNIRATELRDLPSVMEIYDYARAFMRSTGNTTQWIDGYPSEAFIRQEIEDGHSFVCADEEGGILGTFCFILGDDPTYQHIYEGAWLNDEPYGVVHRLATNGSRKGVAETCLNWCFERMANIRVDTHRDNKVMQHILEKHGFQRCGIIYVKNGTERIAYQKIRTMVVRE, encoded by the coding sequence ATGATGAATATCAGGGCTACTGAATTGAGAGATCTTCCTTCAGTAATGGAGATTTATGACTATGCCCGTGCTTTTATGCGTTCGACAGGGAATACAACTCAATGGATTGACGGCTATCCGTCCGAAGCATTTATCCGTCAGGAAATAGAAGACGGTCATAGCTTCGTATGCGCGGATGAGGAAGGCGGAATATTGGGAACTTTTTGTTTTATACTGGGGGATGACCCTACTTATCAGCATATTTATGAAGGAGCGTGGCTCAATGATGAACCTTACGGAGTAGTTCATCGGTTGGCGACGAACGGTTCAAGAAAAGGGGTGGCGGAAACCTGCCTGAACTGGTGCTTTGAACGTATGGCGAATATCCGGGTGGATACGCATCGGGATAATAAGGTCATGCAGCATATTTTGGAAAAGCATGGCTTCCAGCGTTGTGGTATCATTTATGTAAAGAACGGGACAGAACGTATTGCTTATCAGAAAATACGGACTATGGTTGTACGGGAATGA
- a CDS encoding peptidase U32 family protein: protein MIKQRKIELLAPAKNLECGIEAINHGADAVYIGAPKFGARAAAVNSLEDIAALVQYAHLYNVRIYVTVNTILKEEELKETEEMIHALYRIGVDALIVQDMGITKLNLPPIPLHASTQMDNRTPEKVKFLWETGFRQVVLARELSLREIKKIHDTCPEVPLEVFVHGALCVSYSGQCYVSQACFGRSANRGECAQFCRLPFNLVDSDGKVIVKDKHLLSLKDMNQSDELEQLLDAGASSFKIEGRLKDVSYVKNVMAAYRQKLDAIFARRQEYVRASSGTCRYEFKPQLDKSFSRGFTHYFLHGRDKEIFSFDTPKSLGEEMGTVKEIRGNYLTVAGLKSFNNGDGVCYIDEQGRLQGFRINRVDSNKLYPQEMPRIKPRTTLYRNFDQEFERVLSRKSAERKIAVNMLLADNEFGFSLTLTDEDDNSITLGLPLEKELARTPQTENLKTQLAKLGNTPFEAKEIEVSFAENWFLPASLLADFRRLAIVKLIAARQINYRQELAVWKQTSHTFPQTSLTYLGNVMNSRAASFYEEHGVQRVAMAYEKEAVEDAVLMFCKHCLRYSMGWCPIHQRVRSPYKEPYYLVSNDGKRFSLEFDCKNCQMKVKAAQ from the coding sequence ATGATAAAGCAGCGTAAAATAGAACTTCTCGCTCCGGCGAAAAATCTGGAATGTGGCATTGAAGCTATCAATCATGGTGCGGATGCCGTATATATCGGCGCTCCGAAATTCGGTGCCCGTGCGGCGGCAGTAAATTCCTTGGAAGATATCGCGGCATTGGTGCAGTATGCTCATTTGTATAACGTGCGTATCTATGTCACCGTCAATACAATTCTGAAAGAAGAGGAACTGAAAGAGACGGAAGAGATGATTCATGCCCTGTACAGGATTGGTGTGGATGCATTGATTGTGCAGGATATGGGGATTACGAAGCTGAATCTCCCGCCGATACCGCTTCATGCCAGTACGCAGATGGACAACCGCACTCCTGAGAAAGTGAAATTCCTTTGGGAAACAGGTTTCCGTCAGGTAGTGTTGGCGCGGGAGTTATCGTTGCGTGAGATAAAGAAGATACATGATACCTGCCCCGAAGTACCTTTGGAAGTGTTTGTGCATGGTGCGCTTTGCGTGAGTTATAGCGGGCAGTGCTACGTCAGCCAGGCTTGCTTCGGACGCAGCGCGAACCGGGGCGAATGTGCGCAATTCTGTCGCTTGCCTTTTAATCTGGTGGATTCGGACGGGAAAGTGATTGTGAAAGATAAACATCTGCTTTCTTTGAAAGATATGAATCAGAGTGACGAGTTGGAGCAGTTGCTGGACGCGGGAGCTTCTTCGTTCAAGATAGAGGGACGGTTGAAAGATGTGTCTTATGTGAAGAACGTCATGGCGGCCTATCGTCAGAAGCTGGATGCTATCTTTGCCCGTCGTCAGGAATATGTGCGGGCATCTTCGGGAACTTGCCGTTATGAGTTCAAGCCGCAATTGGACAAGAGTTTCAGCCGTGGATTTACGCATTATTTCCTGCATGGGCGTGATAAAGAGATTTTCTCTTTCGATACTCCCAAGTCATTGGGCGAGGAAATGGGAACGGTGAAAGAGATTCGCGGCAATTATCTGACAGTCGCCGGACTGAAATCCTTTAATAACGGTGACGGTGTTTGCTATATCGACGAACAGGGACGTTTGCAGGGATTTCGTATCAATCGTGTGGATAGTAATAAATTATATCCGCAGGAGATGCCTCGTATCAAACCCCGTACTACACTGTATCGCAATTTCGACCAGGAATTTGAACGTGTACTGTCACGGAAATCGGCTGAAAGAAAGATTGCTGTAAATATGTTGCTTGCCGATAATGAGTTCGGCTTTTCGCTGACATTGACCGATGAGGATGATAACAGCATCACGCTGGGGCTTCCTCTCGAAAAGGAATTGGCACGTACGCCGCAGACAGAGAACCTGAAAACACAGCTTGCCAAATTAGGGAATACACCTTTCGAAGCGAAAGAGATAGAAGTCTCATTTGCAGAAAACTGGTTTCTCCCCGCTTCGCTATTGGCTGATTTCCGCCGGTTGGCAATCGTTAAATTAATAGCTGCCCGCCAGATAAACTACCGCCAGGAGTTGGCAGTGTGGAAACAGACCAGTCATACTTTTCCTCAAACGTCATTGACTTATCTGGGAAATGTGATGAACAGCCGTGCGGCTTCTTTCTATGAAGAGCATGGAGTGCAGCGTGTTGCCATGGCTTATGAGAAAGAAGCGGTAGAAGATGCGGTACTGATGTTCTGCAAACATTGTTTGCGATATAGCATGGGATGGTGTCCTATCCACCAGCGGGTGCGTTCACCTTATAAAGAACCCTATTATTTGGTATCGAACGATGGCAAACGCTTCAGCCTTGAGTTCGATTGCAAGAATTGTCAAATGAAAGTAAAAGCGGCGCAATGA
- a CDS encoding DUF362 domain-containing protein, with translation MAYVISDDCIACGTCIDECPVEAISEGDIYSINPDVCTDCGTCADVCPSEAIHPAE, from the coding sequence ATGGCTTACGTAATTAGTGACGATTGTATTGCTTGCGGAACTTGTATCGACGAGTGTCCGGTAGAAGCTATCTCCGAAGGTGATATCTATTCTATCAACCCGGATGTATGTACTGACTGTGGAACTTGCGCAGACGTTTGTCCGTCTGAAGCTATTCACCCGGCTGAATAA
- a CDS encoding pyridoxal phosphate-dependent aminotransferase, whose translation MNQLSDRLNSLSPSATLAMSQKSNELKAQGVDVINLSVGEPDFNTPDHIKEAAKKAIDDNFSRYSPVPGYPALRNAIVEKLKKENGLEYTAAQISCANGAKQSVCNTILVLVNPGDEVIVPAPYWVSYPEMVKMAEGTPVIVSAGIEQDFKITPEQLEAAITPKTKALILCSPSNPTGSVYTKEELAGLSAVLAKYPQVIVIADEIYEHINYIGAHQSIAQFPEMKERTVIVNGVSKAYAMTGWRIGFIAGPEWIVKACNKLQGQYTSGPCSVSQKAAEAAYVGTQEPVKEMQKAFERRRDLIVKLAKEVPGFEVNVPQGAFYLFPKCDAFFGKSNGDRKIADSDDLAMYLLEEAHVACVGGASFGAPECIRMSYATSDENIVEAIRRIKEALAKLK comes from the coding sequence ATGAATCAATTATCAGATCGTTTGAACAGCTTGTCGCCGTCGGCGACGCTTGCCATGTCTCAGAAGAGCAACGAGCTTAAGGCACAAGGCGTTGATGTTATTAACCTAAGTGTAGGAGAACCGGATTTCAATACTCCTGACCACATCAAAGAAGCTGCGAAAAAAGCCATAGATGATAACTTCTCCCGTTACTCTCCAGTACCGGGTTATCCGGCTTTGCGCAATGCTATTGTTGAGAAACTGAAAAAAGAAAACGGTCTGGAATATACAGCCGCCCAGATTTCTTGTGCAAACGGTGCTAAACAATCTGTTTGTAATACGATCCTCGTATTGGTAAATCCGGGTGACGAAGTAATCGTGCCGGCTCCTTACTGGGTAAGCTACCCGGAAATGGTGAAAATGGCAGAAGGTACTCCTGTGATTGTTTCGGCGGGTATCGAACAGGATTTCAAGATTACTCCCGAACAACTGGAAGCTGCCATTACTCCGAAGACTAAAGCCTTGATTCTTTGCTCTCCGTCCAATCCGACGGGCTCTGTATATACGAAGGAAGAACTGGCAGGCTTGTCTGCCGTACTGGCTAAGTATCCGCAGGTAATCGTTATCGCTGACGAAATCTACGAACATATCAATTATATCGGCGCGCACCAGAGCATTGCCCAGTTCCCGGAAATGAAGGAACGCACAGTGATTGTGAACGGTGTATCAAAGGCTTACGCTATGACAGGATGGAGAATCGGTTTCATTGCCGGACCGGAATGGATTGTAAAGGCTTGTAATAAATTGCAGGGTCAGTACACTTCCGGACCTTGCTCTGTATCTCAGAAGGCTGCTGAGGCTGCATATGTAGGTACTCAGGAACCGGTGAAAGAAATGCAGAAAGCATTCGAACGCCGCCGTGACTTGATTGTGAAGTTGGCTAAGGAAGTTCCGGGATTTGAAGTAAACGTTCCACAAGGTGCTTTCTACCTGTTCCCGAAATGTGATGCTTTCTTCGGAAAGAGCAACGGCGACCGTAAGATTGCAGACTCGGACGACTTGGCAATGTACCTGCTCGAAGAAGCTCATGTAGCTTGTGTGGGCGGTGCTTCATTCGGCGCTCCTGAATGTATCCGTATGAGCTATGCTACAAGCGATGAGAATATCGTGGAAGCTATCCGTCGTATCAAAGAAGCATTGGCTAAATTGAAATAA
- a CDS encoding response regulator transcription factor, translating to MKPQPEIAIVESNTLTCLGLKGILEEMIPMATIRTFHSFSELMDDTPDMYAHYFISAQIYVEHNAFFLPRKRKTIVLASDSPQFQLSGVPVLNIHESEEELVKSILKLHQHAHHDGYPMKDMPPMPPVTPHQEILSAREIEVLVLITKGLINKEIADKLNISLTTVITHRKNITEKLGIKSVSGLTIYAVMNGYIEADRI from the coding sequence ATGAAGCCCCAACCCGAAATAGCAATTGTTGAATCAAACACCCTTACTTGCCTTGGTCTGAAAGGTATTTTAGAGGAAATGATTCCCATGGCAACCATACGTACTTTCCATAGTTTCAGCGAGCTAATGGATGACACTCCGGATATGTATGCCCATTATTTTATTTCCGCACAAATCTATGTGGAGCACAACGCTTTCTTCCTTCCCCGGAAGCGGAAAACCATCGTACTGGCAAGCGACAGCCCGCAATTCCAACTATCCGGTGTTCCTGTACTCAATATTCACGAATCAGAAGAAGAATTGGTGAAAAGCATATTAAAGCTCCATCAACACGCCCACCACGACGGTTATCCGATGAAAGACATGCCGCCTATGCCCCCGGTAACACCGCATCAAGAGATTTTATCTGCCCGTGAGATAGAAGTGCTTGTACTGATTACCAAAGGACTAATCAACAAGGAAATAGCAGACAAACTGAATATCAGCCTGACTACCGTCATCACCCACCGGAAGAATATCACCGAGAAATTAGGAATCAAATCGGTATCCGGATTGACTATTTACGCCGTAATGAATGGGTATATTGAAGCAGACCGAATCTGA
- a CDS encoding TonB-dependent receptor, with product MKTKNMMLALALLTTGTVWAEDFPKDSLKVVDIEEVVVIATPKENRKLRDLPVAATVLSQENMRANQVNSVKNLTGIVPNLFIPDYGSKLTTSIYIRGIGSRINTPSVGLYVDNIPYIDKSAFDFNYCDIERIDVLRGPQGTLYGRNTMGGLIKVHTKSPFTYQGTDIRMGAATYNNYNVSLTHYHRISDRFAFSTGGFYEHTGGFFENSARNNEKVDKSNAGGGRFRGIYLPASNLKIDMTLSYEYSDQGGYPYYYTGITQNGIDNAKEKGKELTEDRADYIGKISYNERSSYRRGLMNAGVNLEYQAKNFILSAVTGYQNLNDRMFLDQDFTEMAIYTLEQKQKSNTISEEIVFKSKANKRWQWATGAFGLYQTLTTKGPVTFWEDGVKNVIEGNVNSIFDNMGPTAPNLHLTVNNPTILVGGDFDTPVWNAAIFHQSTLNDLFVKGLSFTVGLRLDYEKMSMKYTSVSDPTDFNFSMKMALPPPMPSVSIEAKNLLANAGYDGKISDDYVQLLPKFALQYEWKKGNNVYATVSKGYRSGGYNVQMFSDLISGDLKNSMIDAIKESDEFSRFAAIIDQYATKDEVPEVKEATRYKPEYSWNYEVGSHLTLWEGKLWADLSAFYMDMHDQQISQFAESGLGRTTLNAGKSRSYGVEAALRASLTNALSLNASYGYTYATFTDYVEYEKDKEGNLKVKADYNGKYVPFVPKHTLNISGEYAITCSPRSIFDRVVFQANYNAAGRIYWTEQNDVSQSFYGTLSWRTNLEIGDAMISFWARNFLNKDYAAFYFETMNKGFMQKGRPVQFGVDLRCRF from the coding sequence ATGAAGACAAAGAATATGATGCTTGCCCTCGCTCTCCTGACGACAGGGACTGTATGGGCCGAAGATTTCCCAAAAGACTCACTGAAAGTAGTGGACATAGAAGAAGTGGTAGTAATCGCCACTCCGAAAGAGAACCGTAAACTGCGCGACCTGCCTGTAGCCGCCACCGTTTTATCGCAAGAGAACATGCGTGCCAACCAGGTCAACTCCGTAAAAAACCTGACGGGCATTGTCCCCAACTTATTTATCCCGGACTATGGTTCCAAACTGACCACTTCCATCTATATCCGTGGAATCGGTTCACGTATCAACACCCCATCCGTAGGACTTTATGTAGATAATATCCCCTACATAGACAAGTCGGCATTCGACTTCAACTATTGCGACATCGAACGTATCGACGTGCTTCGCGGTCCGCAAGGAACATTATATGGTCGCAACACGATGGGCGGGCTTATCAAAGTGCACACCAAATCTCCTTTCACTTATCAGGGAACCGATATACGAATGGGAGCAGCAACCTATAACAACTATAATGTTTCACTTACGCATTACCACCGCATATCCGACCGTTTCGCTTTCTCTACCGGTGGCTTTTACGAACATACGGGCGGCTTCTTTGAAAATTCAGCGCGAAACAACGAAAAGGTCGACAAAAGCAATGCCGGCGGCGGACGTTTCCGTGGTATCTATCTGCCGGCATCGAATCTGAAAATAGACATGACGCTTAGCTATGAGTATAGCGACCAGGGCGGCTATCCCTATTATTACACCGGAATCACTCAGAACGGTATAGATAACGCTAAAGAAAAAGGTAAAGAATTGACCGAAGACCGGGCCGATTATATCGGCAAGATTTCATATAACGAACGTAGCAGCTATCGCCGCGGATTAATGAATGCCGGAGTTAATTTGGAATATCAAGCGAAAAACTTTATTCTTAGTGCTGTCACAGGTTATCAAAACCTGAACGACCGTATGTTCCTTGACCAGGATTTCACAGAAATGGCCATTTATACACTGGAACAAAAGCAAAAATCAAATACCATTTCCGAAGAAATTGTGTTCAAATCAAAAGCCAACAAAAGGTGGCAATGGGCAACAGGAGCTTTCGGTCTATATCAAACATTAACGACCAAAGGGCCCGTCACATTTTGGGAAGACGGAGTGAAAAATGTTATCGAAGGAAATGTAAACAGTATTTTTGACAATATGGGTCCAACAGCCCCAAACTTACATTTGACAGTTAACAATCCTACGATATTGGTAGGCGGAGACTTCGATACTCCTGTCTGGAATGCTGCAATTTTCCATCAGTCGACATTGAATGACCTTTTCGTGAAAGGGCTGTCATTTACTGTTGGTTTGCGCTTGGATTACGAAAAAATGAGCATGAAGTATACTTCAGTCAGCGACCCTACTGATTTCAACTTCAGTATGAAAATGGCACTCCCCCCCCCGATGCCATCTGTGTCGATAGAAGCCAAAAACCTGCTTGCAAATGCCGGTTATGACGGAAAAATATCAGATGACTATGTTCAACTACTCCCTAAGTTCGCATTACAATACGAATGGAAAAAAGGGAATAATGTATATGCAACCGTATCGAAAGGTTATCGTTCCGGTGGTTATAACGTACAAATGTTCTCTGACCTAATCAGTGGAGATTTAAAAAATTCGATGATAGATGCTATAAAAGAAAGCGATGAGTTCTCTAGGTTTGCCGCCATTATTGACCAATATGCCACTAAAGACGAGGTTCCCGAAGTAAAAGAAGCGACACGCTACAAACCCGAATATTCATGGAACTACGAAGTAGGAAGCCACCTCACTCTTTGGGAAGGCAAACTTTGGGCAGACCTTTCCGCTTTCTACATGGATATGCATGACCAACAAATTTCCCAATTCGCAGAAAGTGGATTAGGACGTACGACCCTCAATGCAGGAAAAAGCCGTAGCTATGGCGTCGAAGCCGCTCTCCGTGCCAGCCTGACTAACGCATTAAGCTTGAACGCAAGCTATGGATATACTTATGCTACCTTTACAGATTATGTAGAATACGAAAAAGACAAAGAAGGCAACCTTAAAGTAAAAGCCGACTACAATGGTAAATACGTTCCTTTCGTCCCCAAACATACCCTGAATATCAGTGGAGAATATGCCATCACTTGTAGTCCGCGCTCCATATTCGATCGTGTAGTATTCCAGGCAAATTATAATGCTGCCGGACGCATCTACTGGACAGAACAGAATGACGTAAGCCAATCTTTCTACGGCACATTGAGCTGGAGAACAAATCTCGAAATCGGCGATGCCATGATTAGCTTTTGGGCACGCAATTTCTTGAATAAGGATTATGCCGCTTTCTATTTTGAAACCATGAATAAAGGATTCATGCAGAAAGGACGTCCGGTACAGTTCGGGGTAGACCTTCGCTGCCGGTTCTAA
- a CDS encoding zinc ribbon domain-containing protein produces the protein MRIIHRRGRGGHRVSELFPGTGFLNGWWEKLFSFVSFVPSVVILLFFFSSCYYARPDLSSEEMSEKTKDSLNYLYERHYTWNTNLELTEDSISLECLPIKDTYIRLYQGDRVVVAEFAVHPADSVDSIWVKLAHTQDEQGWIREVELKQSFVPTDSISQAIHLFSDTHASYFVVIFALFVGVYLLRAFRRKQLQMVYFNDIDSAYPLFLCLLMAFSATVYESMQVFTPETWEHFYFNPTLSPFKVPFILSVFLLSIWLFLIVALAVLDDLFRQLTPAAAIFYLLGLMSCCIFCYFFFILMVHIYVGYLFLAFFVFVFAKKVHRNISYKYRCGHCGEKLKEKGVCPHCGAINE, from the coding sequence ATGAGAATAATTCATCGCAGAGGACGCGGAGGACACAGAGTTTCAGAGCTTTTTCCCGGAACCGGCTTTTTGAATGGTTGGTGGGAGAAGCTGTTTTCCTTTGTGTCCTTCGTACCCTCTGTGGTGATTCTGCTGTTTTTCTTCTCGTCTTGTTATTATGCTCGCCCCGACCTTTCTTCCGAAGAGATGTCGGAGAAAACAAAAGACTCTCTGAATTACCTTTATGAACGCCACTATACCTGGAACACGAATCTGGAATTAACGGAGGATTCCATCTCGTTGGAGTGCCTGCCTATCAAGGATACGTATATCAGGCTTTATCAGGGTGACCGTGTGGTCGTAGCCGAATTTGCCGTGCATCCTGCCGATAGTGTGGATAGTATTTGGGTGAAACTGGCACATACACAGGATGAACAGGGATGGATACGTGAGGTGGAACTGAAACAATCTTTTGTTCCTACGGATAGTATTTCGCAGGCTATCCATTTGTTCAGTGATACGCATGCTTCCTATTTTGTGGTTATCTTTGCGCTGTTTGTCGGTGTCTATCTGCTTCGCGCCTTCCGTCGGAAACAGTTGCAGATGGTGTATTTTAATGATATTGACAGTGCTTATCCGTTATTTCTCTGTCTGTTGATGGCTTTCAGTGCAACGGTATATGAGTCCATGCAGGTTTTTACACCGGAAACATGGGAGCATTTCTACTTCAATCCTACCTTGTCGCCTTTTAAAGTGCCTTTTATTCTTTCAGTCTTTTTGCTGAGTATATGGCTGTTTTTAATTGTCGCATTGGCAGTGCTTGATGATTTGTTCCGCCAGTTGACTCCGGCGGCGGCAATCTTTTATTTGTTGGGGCTGATGTCCTGTTGTATCTTCTGTTATTTCTTCTTTATTTTGATGGTTCATATCTATGTAGGTTATTTATTCCTTGCCTTTTTTGTTTTCGTTTTCGCGAAGAAAGTGCATCGGAATATCAGCTATAAGTATCGTTGCGGACATTGTGGGGAGAAGTTGAAGGAGAAGGGTGTGTGCCCGCATTGCGGTGCAATCAATGAATAA